The genome window CCATGCCGAGCGGCAGGAAGAACAGCCAGTTGAACTTCCATTTCCCGGCCGCGTTGAGATCCTGTGCCCCCGCGAAGGCAAGGTCGCCGGCCTCCAGGAAGGACTGGATACGCTGACCGTAATCCGCGGGAAGGCCGTCGAAGGCAACTTCGATGCGTCCGTCCCGTTCACGGACGTCGACACTGGCATCGGCATAGCCGTCTCGCTGGACGCTCTGGCGCAGATAATGCGCGACTGTGTCCTCCAGCGACCAGGGCAGGTAACAGATGACCGCGCAATTGTTCGGGAACGAGAAAAGGCGCTCAACCCTGTCCGTTGTTCCGATGTCAGTCACCTTGTCTTCAGCCGAGCCGGTCGGTGTCAAAAAGGCAATCTGTGCCAGCAGCAATGCCGGCAGCAGCGCGGACTTTTTCGGACGCATCGTAACCCCTCCCTGGATCTCGCATGGCACGCGCATCCGTGCTTTTCCTGTCCGCCGGCCTCCATCCGGCAGGACAGCCGCACGGCGTGCCGGCCCCTGATCGAAAGTGTTAGCAGCCAAAAGATTAACAGATGATTAACTTTATCAACCAGTAATTGAATGGAATGCCTTCGCTTCGGGAGGCCGTGAACGGCTATGCCAAGTTCGGCCACGCCGGTGGGACGGGGACACCAACGTCAACACTGGCTCGGAAATCGCTTCTCAGAGCAACGACCCGGGAGGCTCCGTCGAGACAGGTGGCGACATGCCGTCAGGGGCGTCGGTCATTTCGCGGCCTGGATGTCTCGCTGCCGCTCCAGAAAAAGGGACTTTCGGTCGCCATACCGACCTAGCACATCGTTGCCGTAACCGACCTTTCTCGCGACCCGTATAGAGGCCGCATGTGCCGGATCGAACATGCAAACGGTTGTCGCGGACGTCAGGTGCTGGTCGGCCCAGAGCAGCATTCGAGACACTGCCTCCGTTGCATATCCCCGGCCATGAGCACTTGTCCTGAAGACCCAGCCTGCTTCCGGCTTTCCATCCAGGTTGGGCTGCGTATCCCGCCGATAGTCAGCGAAGCCGACTTCGCCCAGAAACTCACCCGTTTCCCTGGACTCCACGACCCAGTATCCGAAACCGAGATAGGACCAGTGGCCGCGATAGCGCAGAAAACGTGCCCAGGACTGCTCCGCACTCAACGGCGTACCGGAAATATGGGCGACTACGTTCGGATCTGCCCACAATGCGGCTGTTTCCGGAAAATCGTCGATCCGATGCGGACGCAGAATCAGGCGTTCCGATTCGAGCCGTACCGCTTCCATTTCAATAGTCATTCCCGATCCTTTCAGAGATGCATCGGCAGCGTTCGGATGTCCGTTCCGCACCGCGCATGCCGGACATCGCCATGCGATCCCCCTAGCCGATTTTGGCTCGCTGGGAAATCTCAACGAATGCGTGTTCCGGGACAGTGCTAGCCAAGGGCGGGTGCCGCGCCTGCTGCCATCGTGACAGTTGCGACCCCCGCCTGTCCTGTTCTAGACAATCGATCCCAGCATCTTCTGGGTTGCCCGATAGCGCCGGCGACCGGCGGTGCATGGGCTAGGCTACTA of Alphaproteobacteria bacterium contains these proteins:
- a CDS encoding GNAT family N-acetyltransferase, giving the protein MTIEMEAVRLESERLILRPHRIDDFPETAALWADPNVVAHISGTPLSAEQSWARFLRYRGHWSYLGFGYWVVESRETGEFLGEVGFADYRRDTQPNLDGKPEAGWVFRTSAHGRGYATEAVSRMLLWADQHLTSATTVCMFDPAHAASIRVARKVGYGNDVLGRYGDRKSLFLERQRDIQAAK